GAGCctattaaaaggaaaagggtcaataatgaagaggagttgagaagacaAGTGGAAAAACTTCGGATAGAGTTGAGCAAAAGCAGAAAAGACAAGGCAATATTGGAAGAAATGATGCtagaagaagataaaaggagAGCATTTCTAGATGAGCAAATACAATCTAGAGATGCGCGAATAACAAAGCTTGAGTTAAAGTTGGGTGAGGAGAAGATTGCTAGGGAAAGGAGTGAGAATGAGCTAAGAGGGAtgagtttggattggatgcaaagttgcTCTGAACTTGAAGCAATGGAGATTGACTTTAACGATTGCCAAGAAAGTGCAgaatatttccaagaaaaatttgcacaagtCCAGTTCAAATTGATGGATAGGATTGGGAAGTATGAGGATTTGAGCAAGAAatatatggagttggaaagctGTTTAATGGTGATTGCAAAAgaagaaactaaaaagaaaggTTTTGAGGTTGTTGAAACAGAATTAGCGGttaagaagaatgagataaaagCCATGAGGACAAAGCTCGACAAGGAACGTGAAAAGGTGAAGAATTTGGACGAGAAGCTAGCAGCAATGGAAAAACACAAGGATCAAATCGACGCCAACAACACTGCTTTGAACAGAACCAATATGTTGCTCATAGAAAAGATGACCAAgacagatgagcaaatggatgaagctgctGCACATGCTCGAATTATTAGAATTAATGCGCGGAATGTGGGAGGGGACATCATTCGCTATCGCCGAAGCCTAGCTGAAACCGATGCCTTCCTAGGGAAGATTGAGAACCGTGGTTTTGCTTTCCTACCTTTGGCTAGAGAGTTTGTGGAGGAAAGggattaataaattttgtatttcctttttatttattaatgtaagAAACTTATCaaacattaatgaaaagggcgttgacccatctccttatgcaaaatctgtctcttggtgaatatgattcaagcaaacgaCTTGAAAGGTAGTACTCCTAGCAATGTGACAAGAACCTATGTTTATAAGATGGTGGCTATTATTCGTTCACAAGAAAGTtgcatccatacccaatatacaAATCATTCTCAATCATGCATTTTTCTCATACATCTATGCACGCATCTGCAGATtaagaaatataggtcccccttctagaatccacaacactcgacaaagaaaaagaatggaaaacgaagaaagGCCACAACCAGAAGCTCAGTACCAAAGAGAACTTGAAGGAGTTCGGAATGATGTGGCACACCTAACCAGTATGTTAGAGCAAATGTTGAGAGCCAGAGATGGAGAGGGAACGTCTACTCAACCTGATGAAGCACCAGCAGCAGCTCAAATTCCTGTCGCACCTATAAACGTGGGGGCAAATACACCAAATAAGCAGCATCCTAATCCCATTCGGCCCATCCAAATCCCTATTACAATGGATTTAACAAACGAGGACCCACATGACGTCAAACTCTCTAATCATGAAGGGTATGATAAGTGGACTGCACTAGAAGAGAGGCTAAGGGCAGTTGAAGGAAATGATTTATTTGACCAAGTTAGGGCTGCTGAAGTATGTTTGGTGCCTAACATTGTTATTCCAAAGAAGTTTAGAGTGCCAGAGTTTGTTAAGTATACCGGGATGGAATGCCCAAAGACCCATCTCCGTTCTTACTATAACAAAATGGCAGAAGTTATCCACGatgataaaatgttaatttacttCTTCCAGGATAGCCTGACAGGATCGGCCCTTAGTTGGTATATGAGGCTGGACAATATTAGGATCAAGAAGTGGACAGACTTGGCAGATGCTTTCTTAAAGCAATACAAGTTTAATCTTGAGATTGCTCCTGATAGGACCAGTCTAATTACCATGGAGAAAGGAAATCAAGAGTCTGTAAGGGTTTATGCTCAAAGGTGGCGTGACCAAGCTATCAATGTACAACCTCCACTAATAGAGACGGAGATGGTGACACTGTTTGCTAATACTTTTAGGGCTCCATACTATGAACACCTTATGGGTAGTTCAGcacaacatttctatgatgtgGTGCGGATTgctgagaggattgaacaagGAATCCGAAGTGGGAGAATTGCAGAACCTATAGAGAAGAGAGGTTTCattgggaaaaagaaagaaaatgaggtgAATAACCTAGAAGGTGGATACAAAGGGAGAAGCAAAAACTACCAAACACCTACCACCCAAGTCACCAGTATCAATTTTGCCAAACCCTCCATCCCAAACCAACCCAATCAAACAAAATTCCCAGCAAATAACCAAAGCAATTACCAAAGAAGGGACAACCGACCATCGGAAGAACAATTACCACCTTTACCAATAACCTTAAAAGAGTTGTATGCCAAGCTGTTGAGTATTGGGCAGATAGCTCCCCTACCCGTACCACCTATGCAACCACCTTTCCCTGCATGGTACAACCCCGAGGTGACTTGTGAATACCATGCTGGTCACGCAGGTCATAGCATTGAGGCTTGCTTTGCTTTTAAAAGGAAGGTGTTGCAACTGATCAAAGTTGGATGGGTCACTTTCGAGGATTCACCTAATGTGAATTCAAACCCTCTACCCAAACATGCTGTAGGTGGTAGTGGAGTGAATACTATGGAGGTCGGTAGCAAAGAGAAGGTGCTAAGAGTGACCATGGCAAGGCTGTATGAAATGTTGGTACAGTCTGGACATTTGGAGAAACCATCTGAACATTGCATAAGGGAAGATGATTTTTGCCCattccataaaaagaaaggcCATCACATTGATGAATGCATTGAGTTTCATCAAAAGGTTGCGAGAATGCTGACTTTAGGAGAGCTAAGGATTGAGGCTGCAAGAGATAACGAAGAGATCAAGATGATAGAGAATCAGGGGAAATGTAGAATCCAATCAACAGCTAATGGGCTATCGAGATTGGTATTAACTAAACCCCCGATGGCAAACAAAGCAAACTATGGAGCGATGCCTAGAGATTATGGTTATACCTCGATTATTGAAACTCCTTTGCCACTGTTCCGAACTGAGATAAGTGGACTAACTCGGAGTGGTCGTTGTTTCACACCTGAAGAActagagaaacaaagaaaggcTAAGGGCAAGGAGGTGTTGGACCTCGATAAAGAGTTTGAGGTGAATAAACCTGTGACTGAGGAAGAAACaaatgagtttttgaaattgatgaagCATAGTGAGTACTGTATAGTGGATCAGTTGAAGAAGACCCCTGCCAAGATCTCCATCATGTCATTAATACTCAGTTCCGAGCCGCATCGTAATGCTTTGCAAAAAGTACTAAATGAGGCCTACGTACCCCAAGATATTGAACAAAAGACTATGGAGCATCTAGTAGGGAGGATCCATGCTGCCAATTACTTATATTTCACGGAAGATGAACTTGACGCTGAAGGAACtggacataacaagcccttatatGTCACAGTCCGATGCAAAGATTGTCTCATTGGTAAAGTTCTCATCGATAACGGCTCAGCCCTTAATGTGTTACCAAGGCATATGCTGGATGAAATGCCAGTGGATCCCTCACACATGCAACCCAGTGTGATGACGGCTAGAGCGTACGATGGCTCACCAAGGCAAGTGATAGGGACAATTGAGGTCGAACTAGCTGTGGGTCCACAAGTCTTTCTAGTAACCCTTCAAGtgatggatatccacccttcctatagtatgttgttaggaaggccATGGATACATTCTGCGGGAGCTGTCACCTCCTCGCTGCATCAATGTTTGAAGTACATTGCCAATGGCGTTCTGGTTACTGTTAAGGCTGAGGAGACTATATCAATGGTAAGAAATGTGGCGGTTCCATTCATTGAAGCCGAAGATTGTAAGGATGGAAACCTTCATGCATTTGAAGTTGTGAATACCGAGTGGGTACCCGAGAACACTGTGGTGAGAAAACCAGAACTCTCGGAGGCCACCAAAATGGCCGCTAAAAGCTTTTTGAAGCACAAGATTCCTTGCCCATATGTCATCAAGAAAGGAAAACTTGAATGGATTGATATAATCAAGCTGAAAGCTGCAGAACAGAGGTTTGGGCTTGGATATAAGCCCAAGAAAGAGGATTACAAGCGAGCTGCTGGTGCAAGAAGGGAGAAAAGAATGGCTAGGATTGAAGGAAGGAAGCCTGAAGAAGAAAGCCTAGTCATCCCTCCAATCAGGACTTCTTTTCCAAAGGCCGCATATGTGATGCAACCTGATAAGGGACACGGAAACCTCTTTCAgaagtttttttcaatgaaCATAAACACTCTGGAGGAAGACCAAGTCAAGAACATTGCTGAGAAAATTGAATCTGGAAGAAAGGATGAAGAGCTGCCACAATTAACCATCCACATTTTGGAAGAAGTCACCGACAGGACTTTCATTCGAAAGCTAGCCGAAGGAGAGAAGTTCCAGAATTGggagacccaagaagctccattggttttcaaaatgtaatcaaCAATGATTTgttggattataattttatctatgttgtttgccttttctttctgttttgttttgttcattGACAATCGAGGCTCAAGatgttaattggattttatttttgtttttgagccaatcctttccttttaatgagatcatgcattttcaaaattcaTCTTGATGTCTTACTGTgcatttacacatcactttccgCTTTCAGGAACCCTGAAAGCGGATCCTCCACAACAACACCTGCACTTTACAttgagaatgaatggccaaactttaaagaatacatagTAGCTGTAGAAGATGAGGAATGGGAGGAGAAAAACATATGggaattcacaaaattaatagaACAGCATGAACAGGCTTGGAGGCCCGCTaaagaggaacttgaaaccataaatgtgggtaatgaagaaatcaagagagagctGAAAATAGGGACTTTGATCACTCCGGAAGAGAAGGAAGAGTTGATTGCACTGCTCCGAGATTACGTAGATGTCTTTGCCTGGTCCTAcgaagatatgcctggtttggatacgGACATCGTAGTACATAAGATACCACTGGTGGAAGGATGCAAGCCGGTTAAGCAGAAGTTAAGGAGAACTCATCCGGAGATCTTAATCAAAGTAAAAGCAGAAATTGAAAAGCAATGGAACGCTGGTTTTTTGGAAGTAGTCAAGTATCCACAGTGGGTGTCAAACATAGTGGTGGTACCCAAAAAGGAAGGTAAAATCAGAGTTTGTGTGGACTTTAGGGACTTAAACCGGGCTAGCCCTAAAGATAATTtccctctaccacacatagatatgTTAGTTGATAATGCAGCACGCAGCTCcatatattcctttatggatggattttcaggctacaatcagataaaaatggcgCAAGAGGATAAAGAGAAGACAACCTTTGTAACACCGTGGGGAACATTTTGCTAcaaagtcatgccatttggtttaaagaatgctggggccacctaccaaagggcTATGGTGACTTTGTTTCATGACATGATGCACAAAGAGATTGAAGTATACGTGGAcgacatgattgctaaatctagagagggagagaatcatgtccaaatattgaagaaattgtttgaaagactAAGGAAATATAAGTTGAGGCTTAACCCGACAAAGTGTTCGTTCGGGGTGAAATCTGGGAAGTTGTTGGGATTTGTGGTGAGTGATAAAGGGATAGAAGTAGATCCCGACaaagtaaaggctattcaatctatgccacCTCCCAAGACTGAGAAAGATGTGAGAGGTTTCTTAggaaggttgaattacattgctcggtttatatctcaattaaccacgacttgtgacccgatctttcgtttgttaaggaagaagaacccTGGAAGTTGGAATGAAGAGTGCGAAGAggcttttgagaaaatcaagcaATACTTGTTGAATCCGCCCCTGCTTGTTCCTCCTGTGCCAGAAAGGCCATTGATATTATACCTAACGGTAACAGAAACAGCAATGGGATGTGTGCTTGGGCAACAcgatgaaaccggaaggaaggaaagggcCATTTATTACCTAAGCAAGAAGTTCACGGAATGTGAGTCTAGGTATACTGAGATCGAGAAGCTGTGTTGCGCACTGACATGGGCTGCAAAGAGATTACGTCAGTATATGTTGTATCACACTACGTGGTTAATTTCCAAATTAGACCCGTTGAGGTACATTTGTGAAAAACCCTATCTATCTAGCCGAATTGCAAGATGGCAAGTTCTATTGGCTGagtatgacatagtatatatgacaaggaaagctgTGAAAGGGAGCGTTATTGCCGATCACCTAGCTGACCATGCTATGGAAGATTATGAGTCATTAGACTTTGACTTTCCCGATGAAGATGTGCTTGCAATCGAGGAAGAGAAATCAGATTGGTGgattatgtactttgatggtgctgTAAATGCATGTGGTAACGGAGCTGGTGCGGTGATAATCTCTCCTGGCAAGAAGCAGTATCCGGTTTCAGTCAAGCTACAGTTTGGGTGCACCAACAACAcggctgagtatgaagcttgcattctcggTTTAGAGGCTGCATTGGAGCTAAACATCAGAAAGATAGATGTGTATGGAGACTCAATGCTGATCATTTGCCAAATAAAAggagaatggcaaaccaaggaagaGAAGCTAAGGccttaccaagaatacctgTCTAAGCTGACtggagaatttgaggaaatagagttcacccatctaggaagggaaggaaaccacTTTGCAGATGCTTTGGCTACACTAGCATCTATGGCCAAAATAGACTTCGGGCACAAGGTACAACCAGTACACATCAatatcagaaataacccagctcattgttgctcagtcGAAAGAGAAGtggatggaaacccttggtactatgatgtcaagaatttcatccaaaaccaggcatatcccatgggggcatccaaaatcgACAAGAAGACCTTGAGGAGGTTGGCAatggatttttatcttgatggggagattttgtataagaaatcatccgacgggactttgttgagatgtttggatgagtTTGAGGCAAAAAAAGCATTACGAGAAGTCCATgaagggatttgctcaacccatgctaatGGACACATGATGGCTAGGAAGATACAAAGAGTCGGTTACTTCTGGATGACGTTAGAAAAGGATTGCATCGACTATGTCCGAAAATGTCATAAGTGCCAAGTATACAGTGACAAAATCAACGCCCCTCCAGCTCCTCTATTTAACTTGACATCTCCATGGCCCTTCGCGATGTGGGGAATTGATGTGATTGGACCTGTAAACCCAAAAGCCAGCAATGGTCATAGGTTTATTCTCGTGGCTATCGACTACTTTACAAAATGGGTAGAAGCCGGGTCATTTGCTCATGTGACGCAAAAAgtagtgaagaaatttattgagagagatttgatttgtcgatatggtccacCAGAAAAGGTTATCACTGATAATGcccagaatttcaatggcaagatgataatagaactttgtgctaaatggaaaatcaagcattccaactCTTCGCCGTAtagaccaaagatgaatggtgcggtagaagctgctaacaaaaatgtcaaaaagattattcagaagatggtagtcacctataaggattggcatgagatgttgccatttgccctTCATGCGTATCGCACTGCAGTCCGAACCTCAACAGGAGCCACCCCATACAcgttggtatatggaatggaggcggttatgcctttagaagtggaaatcCCCTCATTGAGAGTACTGGTAGACTCTGAGCTGGAAGAGGTAGAATGGgcaaaagttagatatgaacaGCTAAAtctgatcagtgaaaagaggatagccgCAATTTGTCATCATCAACTTTACCAAAGAAGGATGGCCAAATCATACGACAAAAAGGTtcgacctcgaggattccacgaaggagatcttgtactgaagaaaatattgccgttaccaggagaagatcagagtaaatgggCACCGAACTATGAGGGCCCTTACGTAGTGAAGAAAGCATTCTCGGGAGGAGCTTTGCTGTtgtctagaatggatggagaagatctagttaggccagtgaattctgactctgtaaggAAATATTACGCTTGATGTATTCCGTAATCccccaatcaataaaataaagtttggctATGAATTTTCTCTGTAAAAAAACctttcttcataaaaagcatgatctcatagcatttgaaatcttttacttaaacaAACTCTTTTCTTACACATGACTAAGGAGATGACTCCGTCAATTGGAGAgaaccaaatcaaatctaaacttggcatatttatgcacaccacactgggggcaagaagTGTACAAAGTGCATATAGGGGTCcatagtgaaccaaagcccaaaaGGGTATACCataaaacttctaaaaaaaacatcttttatgagaattgccaattgcattgaaagtttcagttttcatgaacaaaaccaaatcttttgagttttccttttgaaataataataaagcacaatactcaatggagcaagaaagggccccataAGGAACCAGAGATCTCTTCACTAAGAGGATATGGTATATTTCGGTTCATGAGAAAAGGTTGAAACAAGAGCTCGAAGAAGTTTACGAtgaaagggggacctatgtttccaaaGATAGGTAACAAAAACATGCATGCTATATTGTCATAACACTAACCTGGCAGGAAAGGTGGGATGAAAGCCAAAATAGTTCCCAAGTTTTTGGGAATCACCAAGAGACAGAGTCTCGAGTCAACGTAGCTACggaaaagaatatgaattgtGAACCAACACTGTTTCATTTCCTCgagggtaggtcacccatcacaatgagaccatcatcttccatttgggtaggtcacccattataacgcgaccacttcacattttttttttctatcttccacctgggtaggtcacccattataatgagaccgcacttcacattcttccccctgggtaggtcacccataagaatgagaccactctttccttttccacttgggtaggtcacccatcataatgagaccatcattttgtttctgggtaggtcacccattagaatgagaccattcttcatcttttttttacttgggtaggtcacccataataatgaggccattcttccccctgggtaggtcacccataagaatgagaccactctttccttttccacttgggtaggtcacccatcataatgagaccatcattttgtttctgggtaggtcacccattagaatgagaccattcttcatctttttttacttgggtaggtcacccataataatgaggccattcttccccctgggtaggtcacccataagaatgagaccactctttccttttccacttgggtaggtcacccatcataatgagaccatcattttttttggggtaggtcacccattagaatgagaccattctccattttttttacttgggtaggtcacccataataatgaggccattcttcccctttgggtaggtcacccataagaatgagaccactcttccccttctccactcgggtaggtcacccatcataatgaggcCACacatattttgttgttttggttgtggttaaaggagatcgctagatgggatctcaggttaacccaaccccACAGAGTTTAGTTTTGAATCACCGAATGGGATTCCAAAGTGAGTAAGCTATAAATATAGGTTTTGGCTaaggaggtcgctagaagggatctcaggttaacccaatcgTAACACCGATTTTAGCTTTGGCTAAgggaaatcgccagatgagatttcaGATTGGACAAACTACAAATATGACTTTTTAGAGACCGCCATAAGGGATCTCGAATGGAATTCCATATTGATCAAACTGAAGTGAGAATTCAAAGGAGAtggccagaagggatctcaagatgactaaattttgatcattatttttggGGGCTGAGGAGGATTGCTGTAAAAGACAAGTTTCAGATCAATCCAACTTCGACCAGATCCGTTTCGGGAGTTCcgttttgggtttatctttataaaacttactgcgcaaaacccttgctccgtaagcattataaagagggggcatctgttgtaacccatttttgggtccccacaaaaaaataaaaataaaaagccaaaggaggttagaaaaaataacaggaggtagaagcgctcagaaaatggtcggaaaattggtcaaggaggttaaaaatacaaagatttgatttttgacagtatattcttgaaggatgagagccctgttgagaaggaaaatttgaattttgaggagaaaagcccaaatttggatgtttatggacttaattggatttttatttttgaatttatagaggatttgattgcaagaaaaattgatttttaagtcaatttgggctttgattagaagaaattaaagttctggggccaaattataatttttaggaatttattaggtccaatcaggggcttaattgcataaatattgaagtttaagggccaattagggacttaattgagaaaatctaaaaccagggaccaatttggaaaaggcgcgtaaatcagaggggctgtattggatttgatccggggccaaattgaagaaattaaaaactggaggactgatttgaaaaCAGAGCAGGGAAAACCAGGTGACATGTCGCCTGTTACTGTTCACTTTCTTCCTCAaaaagctgcccgagtggctgCTTTCCAGGCGCATTTTCCGGCTCGTCTGGCCTTCAAATCCGACAAAACATGCGCCAACATGTCcacctgaaacccctttatcccggagaatggtccggtcgggtcgacaAATTTATAAACGGCTCCGTTGAGTGGctcaaagtggccacctcgggcagttcacagccttgagctgccaaatttggcagctcgaggtgcacactttgaaccaacggtttggattcctcgagtcgaatcaagggctgaaaatttTCCCCAATATAGACAATATGACCCTCTTACACCACCTAtaaatag
The Populus nigra chromosome 3, ddPopNigr1.1, whole genome shotgun sequence genome window above contains:
- the LOC133689441 gene encoding uncharacterized protein LOC133689441 gives rise to the protein MENEERPQPEAQYQRELEGVRNDVAHLTSMLEQMLRARDGEGTSTQPDEAPAAAQIPVAPINVGANTPNKQHPNPIRPIQIPITMDLTNEDPHDVKLSNHEGYDKWTALEERLRAVEGNDLFDQVRAAEVCLVPNIVIPKKFRVPEFVKYTGMECPKTHLRSYYNKMAEVIHDDKMLIYFFQDSLTGSALSWYMRLDNIRIKKWTDLADAFLKQYKFNLEIAPDRTSLITMEKGNQESVRVYAQRWRDQAINVQPPLIETEMVTLFANTFRAPYYEHLMGSSAQHFYDVVRIAERIEQGIRSGRIAEPIEKRGFIGKKKENEVNNLEGGYKGRSKNYQTPTTQVTSINFAKPSIPNQPNQTKFPANNQSNYQRRDNRPSEEQLPPLPITLKELYAKLLSIGQIAPLPVPPMQPPFPAWYNPEVTCEYHAGHAGHSIEACFAFKRKVLQLIKVGWVTFEDSPNVNSNPLPKHAVGGSGVNTMEVGSKEKVLRVTMARLYEMLVQSGHLEKPSEHCIREDDFCPFHKKKGHHIDECIEFHQKVARMLTLGELRIEAARDNEEIKMIENQGKCRIQSTANGLSRLVLTKPPMANKANYGAMPRDYGYTSIIETPLPLFRTEISGLTRSGRCFTPEELEKQRKAKGKEVLDLDKEFEVNKPVTEEETNEFLKLMKHSEYCIVDQLKKTPAKISIMSLILSSEPHRNALQKVLNEAYVPQDIEQKTMEHLVGRIHAANYLYFTEDELDAEGTGHNKPLYVTVRCKDCLIGKVLIDNGSALNVLPRHMLDEMPVDPSHMQPSVMTARAYDGSPRQVIGTIEVELAVGPQVFLVTLQVMDIHPSYSMLLGRPWIHSAGAVTSSLHQCLKYIANGVLVTVKAEETISMVRNVAVPFIEAEDCKDGNLHAFEVVNTEWVPENTVVRKPELSEATKMAAKSFLKHKIPCPYVIKKGKLEWIDIIKLKAAEQRFGLGYKPKKEDYKRAAGARREKRMARIEGRKPEEESLVIPPIRTSFPKAAYVMQPDKGHGNLFQKFFSMNINTLEEDQVKNIAEKIESGRKDEELPQLTIHILEEVTDRTFIRKLAEGEKFQNWETQEAPLVFKM